One window from the genome of Rhodobacteraceae bacterium S2214 encodes:
- a CDS encoding LysR family transcriptional regulator → MDRFSNINSILAFVTVAREGSVSRAAEVLNLTQPAISHQLKRLGEETGIALFNRTSTGLQISHDGAAVLAKAEQVLNAMQEFQRSARQRSGRISGKLRIGTIVDPEFIRLGRVLARLRAEHPDIETELTHGVSGDVMTWLKRGQIDAGFYLCGPDDLDQLGQDSEDPIHAIKLADFTYRVIGPVGWQNKIENADWSELAKLPWIGTPEKSVHYRLLSKVYTNPADRLGVVARVDQEASMLEMVRSGIGLSLCRDSIALHQKQSFGLAVCNAVSVPACLCFVALDRRKDGPMLSEVFSMLRESW, encoded by the coding sequence ATGGATCGGTTTTCAAATATTAACAGCATCTTGGCTTTCGTGACCGTCGCCCGTGAAGGCAGCGTGTCCCGCGCGGCCGAGGTGTTGAACCTGACACAGCCAGCCATCAGCCATCAATTGAAACGGCTTGGCGAAGAGACCGGGATCGCCTTGTTCAACCGGACCTCTACAGGGTTACAGATTAGCCATGACGGGGCGGCGGTTCTGGCGAAGGCCGAACAGGTTCTAAACGCGATGCAAGAGTTTCAGCGCAGTGCCCGCCAACGATCTGGCCGCATCAGTGGCAAGCTTCGGATCGGGACGATCGTTGACCCCGAGTTCATCCGGCTCGGTCGGGTGTTGGCACGTCTGCGCGCCGAACATCCTGATATCGAAACCGAACTGACCCACGGGGTCAGCGGCGATGTTATGACATGGCTCAAGCGCGGCCAGATTGATGCAGGGTTCTATCTGTGTGGGCCTGATGACCTCGACCAACTGGGGCAAGACAGCGAAGATCCGATACATGCGATTAAATTGGCTGATTTCACTTACCGCGTGATTGGTCCGGTTGGCTGGCAAAACAAGATTGAGAACGCCGATTGGTCGGAATTGGCAAAACTCCCTTGGATTGGGACCCCCGAAAAATCCGTTCACTATCGCTTGCTTTCAAAGGTTTACACGAATCCGGCTGATCGTCTGGGTGTCGTGGCCCGTGTCGACCAAGAGGCCTCGATGTTAGAGATGGTGCGGTCGGGCATCGGCCTGAGCCTGTGCCGCGACTCCATTGCGCTGCATCAAAAGCAATCCTTTGGCCTTGCAGTTTGTAACGCGGTCTCGGTGCCGGCTTGTCTTTGTTTCGTCGCCTTGGATCGTCGAAAAGACGGCCCGATGCTGTCAGAGGTGTTTTCCATGTTGCGAGAGTCCTGGTGA
- a CDS encoding GMC family oxidoreductase N-terminal domain-containing protein — protein MGDNMSGEFDYIVIGGGSAGCLMANRLSADPANKVLLLEAGKPDNYHWIHIPVGYLYCIGNPRADWMYKTQAAKGLNGRSLLYPRGKTLGGCSSINGMIYMRGQARDYDKWAKLTGEEAWNWDNSLSDFKSHEDHYKLDDGADPKTGDNSRFSDMHGTGGEWRVEKQRLNWAVLDSFSDAAEQTGVQKTDDFNGGDNAGVGYFDVNQRSGWRWNTSKAFLRPAKRRKNLTIWTEAQVEKLTFKKADGATRCVGAIVHRAGSPVSLTARKEVVLSAGAVNSPQILQLSGVGPAALLKEHGIDVVLDQPFVGENLQDHLQIRAVFKVKGTKTMNTLANSMVGKAKIGLEYLFKRSGPMSMSPSQLGAFTRSDPSRPHANLEYHVQPLSLEAFGDDLHDFPAMTVSVCNLNPTSRGTVRIASGNFRDAPEISPNYLDTEDDRKVAADSLRQVREIMAQPAMQPYAPEEYKPGVQYQSDEELARLAGDIASTIFHPVGTVKMGSVDDETAVLDPHLRVKGIDGLRVVDASVMPEIVSGNTNSPTIMIAEKAAGWILSGQ, from the coding sequence ATGGGGGACAACATGTCCGGTGAATTTGACTATATCGTGATCGGTGGTGGGTCTGCCGGCTGCTTGATGGCCAACCGTCTAAGTGCTGATCCCGCGAACAAGGTCCTGTTGCTGGAGGCGGGTAAGCCGGACAACTACCATTGGATCCACATTCCCGTCGGCTACCTTTATTGCATCGGCAACCCGCGTGCCGATTGGATGTATAAGACCCAAGCCGCTAAGGGCCTGAATGGGCGCAGCCTGCTATATCCGCGCGGTAAAACACTGGGTGGCTGTTCGTCGATCAACGGCATGATCTACATGCGCGGGCAAGCGCGGGATTATGACAAGTGGGCCAAGCTGACGGGCGAAGAGGCTTGGAATTGGGACAACTCTCTATCCGATTTCAAATCGCATGAAGACCACTACAAGCTCGACGATGGTGCCGATCCGAAGACAGGCGACAATAGCCGTTTCTCGGATATGCACGGCACGGGCGGAGAGTGGCGGGTTGAAAAGCAGCGCCTCAATTGGGCGGTTTTGGACAGTTTCTCTGATGCGGCCGAGCAGACCGGCGTTCAGAAAACCGATGATTTCAACGGCGGCGACAACGCAGGCGTCGGGTATTTCGACGTCAACCAACGATCCGGCTGGCGTTGGAACACGTCCAAGGCGTTCCTACGCCCTGCCAAGCGGCGCAAGAACTTGACGATCTGGACCGAAGCGCAGGTTGAAAAGCTGACGTTCAAAAAGGCAGATGGCGCGACGCGTTGTGTCGGGGCCATAGTGCATCGCGCCGGATCGCCGGTGTCTTTGACCGCTCGTAAAGAGGTTGTCTTATCCGCTGGTGCCGTGAACTCGCCGCAAATTCTGCAACTGTCCGGCGTTGGCCCTGCGGCCCTGTTGAAAGAGCACGGAATTGATGTGGTGCTGGATCAGCCCTTCGTTGGGGAAAACCTGCAGGACCACCTCCAAATTCGTGCGGTGTTCAAGGTGAAGGGCACCAAGACCATGAACACGCTGGCCAATTCCATGGTCGGCAAGGCGAAAATCGGTCTGGAATATCTGTTCAAACGCTCTGGCCCGATGAGCATGTCACCCAGCCAGTTGGGGGCCTTCACGCGCTCTGACCCAAGCCGCCCCCATGCCAACCTCGAATACCACGTGCAGCCCCTGAGCCTTGAGGCGTTCGGTGACGATCTACACGATTTCCCAGCGATGACCGTCAGCGTGTGCAACCTGAACCCGACCAGCCGCGGGACGGTACGGATCGCGTCGGGGAATTTTCGCGACGCACCAGAGATTTCGCCGAACTATCTGGACACCGAGGACGACCGCAAAGTCGCCGCCGACAGCCTGCGCCAGGTCCGCGAAATCATGGCCCAACCTGCGATGCAGCCCTATGCGCCCGAGGAATACAAGCCCGGTGTTCAGTATCAAAGCGACGAAGAACTCGCACGGCTTGCCGGTGACATCGCCAGCACGATTTTCCACCCAGTTGGCACGGTTAAAATGGGCAGCGTCGATGATGAGACGGCAGTTTTGGATCCGCACCTGCGCGTCAAAGGCATCGACGGTCTGCGCGTGGTGGATGCCTCGGTGATGCCGGAGATTGTCAGCGGCAACACCAATTCCCCGACCATCATGATCGCCGAGAAAGCCGCCGGCTGGATTCTCTCCGGCCAATAG
- a CDS encoding CoA transferase — protein sequence MRNSFSNLPLTGVKVVDFGQYIAGPAVAMLLGDLGATIVHIDPPDGSMWDSPANATLNRNKVIVNLDLKTDDGLEKARALCAEADIIVENFRPGKMAKLGFDFATMREERPELITISVPGFASNDEERRELRAYESIVSASSGVFTDMGLNRVLMGLNPSFSPLPLASAYASQIAASATVLALQSRQVTGLGDQIEVPLAAAVMEGLCYNSIHVGQMPERYLTQRETEIERRRVEGLPMNVSYEDLQELMDPFFRSYMCKDGRGFYVVCPSHKNHARRCLEVLGIYDELVEEGLTSEEDTYKPWSQWESRTSLGVYPMPKDWADKISARMKEVFMTRTSHEWKKMFGRGLIPGAPQRWLQEWVHDEYAETSGLMIDVWDPVYGEMTQPGPVVWMEESGEEALQPAPRRWVDFDEALKILKKHRTEIPDESEAVDQEAWLTGVKILDLCNVIAGPHSASYLARFGAEVIKLEPADPMYDSWNTVIYGMSQMRGKRSILADITSRHGRQVFEDLVKSVDVIVWNAPDNQIRKVGLDPENLRKLNPDALFCKLDCFSGVRRGARTDYIGYDDLVQATTGIMLRFGGGMDRPEEHAHVGTIDVMCGFGGALGVAAALYQKYRFGRIGRGRTSLSSNSGLLQVPFAFDYKGRGLFDEPSGPETSGYDALTRFYSTASRHILLSAYEHDLPLFRNVEGLEELPDLEEDERAAFLATAFQAQPANEWVERLQAADIGAVICENLDSLRAMNLRDADGTAGTENGSYSFSHYPDHPSGHSVIQLDPYAVRTARGAVTAVTPAEKFGTSTRAILRELGYAETAIEAMIKSGNLSESWSEEYLPS from the coding sequence ATGCGTAATTCGTTTTCCAACTTGCCCCTTACCGGCGTCAAGGTTGTTGATTTTGGCCAGTATATCGCAGGCCCCGCCGTCGCAATGTTGCTGGGTGATCTGGGTGCCACGATCGTGCACATCGACCCGCCGGACGGCTCCATGTGGGACAGTCCTGCCAATGCGACGCTGAACCGCAACAAGGTTATCGTGAACCTTGATTTGAAAACCGACGACGGGTTGGAGAAGGCCCGTGCGCTCTGCGCCGAGGCTGACATTATCGTCGAAAACTTCCGCCCCGGGAAAATGGCCAAGCTCGGGTTCGATTTCGCCACAATGCGGGAAGAGCGCCCCGAGTTGATCACCATTTCCGTGCCTGGTTTTGCCTCTAATGATGAGGAGCGGCGCGAGCTGCGCGCCTATGAAAGCATCGTGTCTGCCAGTTCGGGTGTATTCACCGATATGGGGTTGAACCGTGTTTTGATGGGGCTGAACCCGTCGTTCTCTCCGCTGCCTTTGGCTTCGGCCTATGCTTCGCAGATCGCTGCCTCTGCCACGGTTCTGGCGCTGCAATCGCGTCAGGTCACGGGGCTTGGCGACCAGATCGAAGTGCCGCTCGCGGCTGCTGTTATGGAAGGGCTGTGCTACAATTCGATCCACGTTGGCCAAATGCCGGAACGCTACCTGACACAGCGCGAGACAGAGATCGAACGCCGCCGCGTCGAAGGTCTGCCGATGAATGTCAGCTACGAAGACCTGCAAGAACTGATGGACCCGTTCTTTCGCAGCTACATGTGCAAAGACGGCCGCGGGTTCTATGTTGTCTGCCCGAGCCACAAGAACCACGCCCGCCGCTGTCTTGAGGTGCTGGGCATTTACGACGAACTCGTCGAAGAGGGTCTGACGTCTGAGGAAGACACCTATAAGCCGTGGTCGCAGTGGGAGAGCCGGACGTCGTTGGGCGTGTACCCTATGCCCAAGGATTGGGCGGACAAGATTTCTGCGCGGATGAAAGAGGTCTTTATGACCCGCACCTCGCACGAGTGGAAAAAGATGTTTGGCCGTGGGCTGATCCCCGGTGCGCCGCAACGTTGGTTGCAAGAATGGGTGCATGATGAATACGCCGAGACCTCTGGCCTGATGATCGATGTTTGGGATCCAGTTTACGGCGAGATGACCCAGCCCGGCCCTGTGGTCTGGATGGAAGAAAGCGGCGAAGAAGCGCTTCAACCGGCACCGCGCCGTTGGGTAGACTTCGACGAAGCGCTGAAGATTCTCAAAAAGCACCGGACGGAAATCCCTGATGAGTCCGAGGCCGTGGATCAAGAGGCATGGCTGACGGGGGTGAAAATCCTCGACCTTTGCAACGTGATCGCGGGGCCGCATTCGGCCAGTTATCTGGCGCGTTTCGGGGCCGAGGTGATCAAACTAGAACCCGCCGATCCGATGTATGACAGTTGGAATACGGTGATTTATGGCATGTCGCAGATGCGCGGCAAACGCTCGATCCTTGCGGACATCACATCGCGCCACGGGCGGCAGGTGTTCGAGGATCTGGTGAAATCTGTTGATGTGATCGTCTGGAACGCGCCGGACAACCAGATCAGGAAGGTCGGGCTTGATCCCGAAAACCTGCGCAAGCTCAACCCCGATGCGCTATTCTGTAAGCTGGATTGTTTCAGCGGCGTGCGGCGCGGGGCGCGGACGGATTACATCGGCTATGACGATCTGGTGCAGGCCACCACGGGCATCATGTTACGCTTTGGTGGCGGAATGGATCGCCCCGAAGAACACGCCCACGTCGGCACCATTGACGTCATGTGCGGCTTTGGCGGTGCCTTGGGCGTTGCGGCGGCGCTCTATCAGAAATACCGCTTTGGCCGTATCGGGCGCGGGCGCACGTCGCTGTCGTCTAACAGCGGGCTGCTACAGGTGCCCTTTGCCTTTGACTACAAAGGCCGGGGGCTGTTTGATGAACCATCCGGCCCGGAAACCAGCGGCTATGACGCGTTGACGCGTTTTTACAGTACCGCCTCGCGCCATATCCTGCTCTCTGCTTATGAACATGATTTGCCGCTGTTTCGAAACGTCGAGGGGCTAGAAGAACTTCCCGATCTTGAAGAAGACGAGCGCGCGGCCTTTCTGGCAACCGCCTTCCAAGCGCAGCCTGCGAATGAGTGGGTCGAACGTTTGCAGGCCGCCGATATCGGTGCCGTAATTTGTGAAAATCTCGACTCCCTGCGCGCGATGAACCTGCGGGATGCCGACGGCACAGCGGGCACTGAAAACGGCAGCTATTCCTTCTCTCATTATCCGGATCATCCAAGCGGCCACAGCGTTATCCAGCTTGACCCATACGCCGTGCGCACAGCCCGAGGGGCCGTTACAGCCGTGACGCCTGCCGAAAAGTTCGGCACCTCAACCCGCGCGATCCTGCGTGAATTGGGTTATGCAGAGACCGCCATCGAGGCGATGATAAAGTCAGGCAATCTAAGCGAGTCCTGGAGTGAGGAATATTTGCCGAGCTAA